A region from the Hyalangium gracile genome encodes:
- a CDS encoding two-component system sensor histidine kinase NtrB translates to MIRLNEFVLAPLLPRKESPIAATTPAPHAPSWETLILRAIPSCLLAADAEERVVYANAAAMKLLGRDERSLIGTPLRELLPFPWGVPGQSALELGSSEMRFDVKLTPQGGTEPQSIGVSLLSLPAHLYPPGGYVCMFRSLTDYRRVEAEARQAERLMMMGQLMAGLAHEVRNPLAALKSLLEDVLHGSSPEAPFHEHMVRMERLVRRMENLVNTSLQFSRRGQARRARHAPAALVHAARDALDPRLLRARSHPLVLEVRDDLPAVLCEEGPIVQVLGILLTNALEAAGSSGWVGLRVSTTGEPPARVLFEVEDDGPGIPASLRTQLFSPFFTTKPQGTGLGLSIALKLVEQNQGHLRFQSVPGQRTVFTVDLPVATEGPP, encoded by the coding sequence TTGATACGGCTGAACGAGTTCGTCCTGGCCCCACTCCTCCCCAGAAAGGAGTCCCCAATCGCCGCTACGACTCCTGCCCCACACGCCCCCTCATGGGAAACCCTCATCCTGAGGGCCATCCCGAGCTGTCTGCTCGCGGCCGACGCGGAAGAGCGGGTCGTCTACGCCAACGCGGCGGCCATGAAGCTCCTGGGCCGGGATGAGCGCTCGCTGATCGGCACTCCGCTGCGAGAGCTGCTGCCCTTTCCCTGGGGAGTGCCTGGCCAGTCCGCGCTGGAGCTCGGCAGCAGCGAGATGCGCTTCGACGTGAAGCTGACGCCCCAGGGTGGCACCGAGCCCCAGTCCATCGGGGTCTCCTTGCTCTCGCTCCCCGCCCACCTCTACCCGCCGGGCGGGTACGTCTGCATGTTCCGCAGCCTCACGGACTACCGACGCGTGGAGGCCGAGGCGCGCCAGGCCGAGCGCCTCATGATGATGGGCCAGTTGATGGCGGGGCTCGCCCATGAGGTGCGCAACCCGCTGGCCGCGCTCAAGAGCCTGTTGGAGGACGTGCTCCACGGCAGCAGCCCCGAGGCTCCCTTCCACGAGCACATGGTCCGCATGGAGCGCCTCGTCCGCCGGATGGAGAACCTGGTCAACACCTCGCTCCAGTTCTCCCGTCGCGGACAGGCCCGCAGGGCAAGGCACGCGCCGGCCGCGCTCGTCCACGCCGCTCGGGACGCGCTGGATCCCCGCCTGCTGCGCGCCCGGAGCCACCCGCTGGTGCTCGAGGTGCGCGACGACCTGCCAGCGGTGCTCTGCGAGGAGGGGCCCATCGTCCAGGTGCTCGGCATCCTGCTGACCAATGCGCTGGAGGCCGCGGGGAGCTCCGGGTGGGTGGGCCTGCGGGTGAGCACCACGGGCGAGCCGCCCGCTCGCGTCCTGTTCGAGGTCGAGGACGATGGGCCGGGCATCCCCGCCTCCCTGCGGACGCAGCTCTTCTCTCCCTTCTTCACCACCAAGCCGCAGGGCACCGGGCTGGGGCTGTCCATCGCCCTCAAGCTCGTCGAGCAGAACCAGGGACACCTGAGGTTCCAGTCGGTGCCTGGGCAGCGCACGGTGTTCACGGTCGACCTGCCTGTCGCCACGGAGGGCCCGCCATGA
- a CDS encoding DUF418 domain-containing protein, which translates to MSVSLPADSVPAAPAQPLDSGERLVLLDALRGFALSGVFISNVYMWFSGLAFMSRPQIEALNREASVLDGVARFATMFLVFGKFITLFSFLFGLGFAVQMGRAEQRGTSIVPLYARRLGILVAIGLGHMFLIWFGDILTSYALMGFGLLLFRSRSDKTLLLWACVFIFLAPVVTGLVPQLLEPRGSAEALAAAAKEASERSAATKAQVLEAFTHGSYLDAVRVGAVGYVREFLKLHLLFLLPILGRFLLGLLAGRHRVFHDVVQHRPFFRKLLLWGFVAGAIGNGASILVTQLVSRKVLSPASLPWLPHVMSPVRTLGELGLAAVYAAAFALLFQRAFWRRVLSVLAPAGRMAMTNYLSQSVISVLIFYGYGLGLIGKARPALCVGLCLGIFTVQVLVSHLWLSRFRLGPAEWLWRSLTYGKAQPMRRDPGTAEIAV; encoded by the coding sequence ATGAGCGTCTCCCTTCCCGCTGACTCCGTGCCGGCCGCCCCCGCTCAACCGCTGGACAGCGGCGAGCGTCTGGTCCTCCTCGACGCGCTGCGAGGGTTCGCGCTCAGCGGCGTCTTCATCTCCAACGTCTACATGTGGTTCAGCGGGCTCGCGTTCATGTCGCGCCCCCAGATCGAGGCGCTCAACCGCGAGGCGTCCGTCCTGGACGGCGTGGCGCGCTTCGCGACGATGTTCCTGGTGTTCGGGAAGTTCATCACCCTCTTCTCGTTCCTCTTCGGCCTGGGCTTCGCCGTGCAGATGGGTCGAGCCGAGCAGCGCGGCACGTCCATCGTCCCGCTCTATGCCCGCCGCCTGGGCATCCTCGTGGCCATTGGCCTCGGCCACATGTTCCTCATCTGGTTCGGTGACATCCTCACCTCCTACGCCCTCATGGGCTTCGGGCTCCTCCTGTTCCGGAGCCGCTCCGACAAGACGCTGCTCCTGTGGGCCTGCGTCTTCATCTTCCTGGCGCCTGTCGTCACCGGACTCGTCCCGCAGCTGCTGGAGCCGCGCGGCTCGGCGGAGGCCCTGGCCGCCGCCGCCAAGGAGGCCTCGGAGCGCTCCGCCGCCACCAAGGCCCAGGTGCTGGAGGCGTTCACCCATGGCAGCTACCTCGATGCGGTGCGAGTCGGCGCCGTCGGCTACGTGCGGGAGTTCCTCAAGCTGCACCTGCTCTTCCTGCTGCCCATCCTCGGCAGGTTCCTCCTGGGCCTGCTGGCGGGCCGCCACAGGGTCTTCCACGACGTGGTCCAGCACCGGCCCTTCTTCCGCAAGCTGCTCCTCTGGGGATTCGTGGCGGGGGCGATTGGCAACGGCGCCAGCATCCTGGTGACCCAGCTCGTGAGCCGCAAGGTGTTGTCCCCCGCCTCCCTGCCCTGGCTGCCCCACGTCATGAGTCCGGTGCGGACGCTGGGCGAGCTGGGCCTGGCGGCTGTCTACGCGGCGGCCTTCGCCCTGCTCTTCCAGCGCGCCTTCTGGCGGCGCGTGCTCTCGGTGCTCGCGCCGGCTGGCCGCATGGCGATGACGAACTACCTGTCCCAGAGCGTGATCAGCGTCCTCATCTTCTATGGCTACGGGCTGGGGCTCATCGGCAAGGCCCGGCCCGCGCTGTGCGTGGGGCTCTGCCTGGGGATCTTCACCGTCCAGGTGCTGGTGAGCCACCTGTGGCTGTCACGCTTCCGCCTCGGCCCCGCCGAGTGGCTGTGGCGCTCGCTCACCTACGGCAAGGCCCAGCCCATGCGCCGCGATCCCGGTACGGCCGAGATCGCGGTGTAG
- a CDS encoding Ig-like domain-containing protein, translating to MRNLMTLLVAALVLASCEFPLGTGLTEPEAVKTQAQSLAVGSRLRKAEKAVRGRYIVVLEEKVVAGAQVAAFARQLAAPHGATVDRVYSHALQGFAATMPEAAALALSKDPRVRYVEEDSEVSALATQEFVSWGLDRIDQRAQPLDRQYHYSLTGSGVHVYVLDDGIRTTHQDFGGRAHAEWSIFGDANNTGSCNSHGTHVAGTIGGAEYGVAKGVTLHSLQVLNCLGVGLTSWVVAGIDWVTAHHQKPAVANLSLGGSWEGAVGDALARSINAGVFYSMGAGNDHMDVCYRLPTGKPFAVMVGATQSHLDWPADFSNYGPCVDLYAPGQDIVSAFGGSDNQWTTLSGTSMASAHVAGVAALILEEHPDASPAEVKAELLRRATQDKVAAPGNTTRRLLYTEGCSGADQTPPQVTVTAPTSGANLSGTVTLAATATDNAPGLTVEFFLDGRSLGSDATAPYELAWDSATEPNGSGVLTARAFDTNCNSEESAPVTVTVANTENATFDPVWGVPACAAVGNRCDSMQLLEGRGSVGPEPHQPNTLGGACEDGTAGSSRFTPSLDRLVVSRADGTAFIPGKEVQVQATVFASMNHQQETLELYLAADPGNPTWTHVDTLTPREFGTQVLSTTYLLPAGGRHVLRGVYRSGAGNGSACVPGSLNDHDDLLISVGPEVADLTPPTVSISSASQGYPPSSNYLIEVAASDDFGVQRVEVYDGDTLIITDYHPSYSGIWNSWTAPNGTHTLTARAYDAVGHVTVSAPVQVVVDNDHEPPQVSLDQPLDGAIVNQFVWVTGTASDDRGRVRVDIIVDNTPLFSPQSTSPFSYRWNSRTVPNGVHTFTVRATDASNNVTIRTVSVLVDNDYFPPQTAITTPSEGAALNGTVSLEATASDDRGIQQVEFYVDGDLIEADSTAPYAISWDSESVFNGSHTLTVIAQDVGGNRTTSAPVTVETSHPGNARFDPVLKVPRCDTVLAHCDTRTLVKGRALLGPERNSPNTLDGCADGPAGSYRYDESIERIRIIREDGTALAAGKRVRIEVDAWVFNAAYNTLYLYGATNATQPSWTFITSVKPPSGSDQKLTTLSAEYVLPEGGLQAVRAVFKLIGGEGACNEAANNPYPEYTDRDDVVFAVGQETDSVPPQVSITAPSSGATVTGTVTLTAAASDNFGVVSVDFHEGATLIGTATSAPYSVSWATRSGPNGPRTLTARVRDAAGHEVLSEPVTVTADNDLMAPVVTLTAPAAGVRVSGTVTLSAEATDNLGVTRVEFYSGTRLLGSDTTAPFSYAWSTTSEPKGQHLLSARAYDATGNVGTSAQVGVTVSVDATPPSVSITAPGSGAVLGGTATISASASDAYGVSQVELLVDGTRVAADTSAPYSFQWDTRTATSGGHTLTARATDTYGNIATSAGVNVTVDNAAPTVALTSPASGATLNGQVSLEVDVTDATGVARVEFLVDGVVLASDTTAPFSAVWDSGSWANGSHTLSAKAYDGANNMGTSASLTVTTSQPGSAVYDSVLFAPKCATVNAVCDTVTLVAGRHTSEPHGTNTIHWSCSDGPVSGMEAIHRIKLSSVSGGLLAQGQRVRVDVYAYIHDTAADAVDLFYTGTATQPSWTYLTTFTPSASGGQVFSTEYVLPMGFLQAVRAQIRRGAGNGTACSSGSYDERDDLIFAVDSDPVVALTAPSSNTKARGVLSLTATASDDVAVSHVEFFADGLLIGTDTSAPYAVSWDSASVADGIHTLTAKAYDASGRAGTSAAVGVTIDNTQPGVALSSPAQGMAIRGSATLQASASDGLGVTKVEFYDGVTLIGTSTTPPYSMNWSTWGVTDGAHMLTVKAYDIVGNVGTSAAVGVTIDNTLPTTAISAPSQNARVGGTVQVSATASDTAGVVRVEFYADGALVGTDTSAPYAVGWNSAGVADGAHSLTAKAYDGAGNVRTSAAVGVTVDNTLPDAALTSPSQGAFLRSGATLAATASDSSGVTKVEFYDGATRIGTSSSAPYSLLWNQAGVTDGAHTLTVKAYDSAGNVVTSAAVEVTVDNTLPTTTLGTPAQNARVRGTVPVSATASDNLGVEKVEFYAGSALIGTATTAPYAVSWDTTAQADGSVTLTSRAYDLAGNSIWSLGRTVTVDNTAPTVAITSPANGSSAFLSTTIQASASDNVGVTQVVFYDGGAVIGTDTTAPYSVSWGLLTVPKGWHTLTAKAYDAAGNVTTSAAISLKVN from the coding sequence GTGCGGAACCTGATGACACTGCTGGTGGCAGCACTCGTACTCGCATCGTGCGAGTTCCCGTTGGGGACCGGGCTGACCGAGCCGGAGGCCGTGAAGACGCAGGCCCAGTCCCTCGCGGTGGGGAGCCGGCTGCGGAAGGCCGAGAAGGCGGTGCGAGGGCGATACATCGTCGTCCTGGAGGAGAAGGTCGTGGCCGGGGCGCAGGTGGCGGCATTCGCCAGGCAGCTCGCGGCGCCTCATGGGGCCACGGTGGACCGAGTGTACTCCCATGCCCTCCAGGGCTTTGCCGCGACGATGCCGGAGGCCGCCGCGCTGGCGCTGAGCAAGGACCCGCGTGTGCGCTACGTGGAGGAGGACTCCGAAGTCTCCGCTTTGGCCACACAGGAGTTCGTGTCCTGGGGGCTCGACCGCATCGACCAGCGGGCTCAGCCCCTGGACCGCCAGTACCACTACAGCCTCACTGGCAGTGGGGTTCACGTCTACGTCCTGGATGATGGCATCCGCACCACCCACCAGGACTTCGGGGGGCGGGCGCACGCCGAGTGGTCCATCTTCGGGGACGCCAACAATACGGGCAGCTGCAACAGCCATGGCACGCACGTGGCGGGGACGATCGGCGGCGCCGAGTACGGCGTGGCCAAGGGGGTGACGCTGCACTCCCTGCAGGTGCTCAACTGCCTGGGCGTGGGGCTCACCTCCTGGGTGGTGGCTGGCATCGACTGGGTCACCGCGCACCACCAGAAGCCGGCGGTGGCCAACCTGAGCCTGGGCGGCAGCTGGGAGGGAGCGGTGGGTGACGCGCTTGCCCGCTCCATCAACGCCGGCGTCTTCTACTCGATGGGCGCGGGCAACGATCACATGGACGTGTGCTACCGCCTGCCGACGGGGAAGCCCTTCGCGGTGATGGTCGGGGCGACCCAGAGCCACCTCGACTGGCCGGCCGACTTCTCCAACTACGGGCCCTGCGTGGACCTCTATGCGCCGGGCCAGGACATCGTCTCGGCCTTCGGGGGCAGCGACAACCAGTGGACCACCCTCAGCGGCACCTCGATGGCGAGCGCGCACGTGGCGGGTGTGGCGGCGCTCATCCTGGAGGAGCATCCGGACGCCTCGCCCGCGGAGGTCAAGGCGGAGCTCCTCCGGCGCGCCACGCAGGACAAGGTCGCCGCGCCCGGGAACACGACGCGCCGGCTCCTGTACACGGAAGGTTGCTCCGGGGCGGACCAGACGCCGCCGCAAGTCACCGTCACCGCCCCCACCTCCGGTGCGAACCTGAGCGGCACGGTGACGCTGGCCGCCACCGCGACGGACAACGCGCCGGGACTGACGGTGGAGTTCTTCCTCGACGGCCGCTCGCTCGGCTCGGATGCCACGGCGCCCTATGAGCTGGCCTGGGACAGCGCGACCGAGCCCAACGGCTCGGGGGTGCTCACCGCCCGGGCCTTCGATACGAACTGCAACTCGGAGGAGAGCGCGCCGGTGACGGTGACGGTCGCGAACACGGAGAACGCGACGTTCGATCCGGTGTGGGGCGTGCCTGCGTGCGCGGCCGTGGGCAACCGGTGTGACTCGATGCAGCTGCTGGAGGGACGGGGGAGCGTGGGGCCCGAGCCCCATCAGCCCAACACCCTGGGCGGCGCCTGCGAGGACGGGACGGCGGGCAGCTCGCGCTTCACCCCCTCCTTGGATCGGCTCGTCGTCTCGCGGGCCGACGGCACCGCGTTCATTCCCGGCAAGGAGGTGCAGGTCCAGGCCACGGTCTTCGCGAGCATGAACCACCAGCAGGAGACGCTGGAGCTCTACCTCGCGGCCGACCCCGGCAACCCCACCTGGACCCATGTCGACACCCTGACGCCGAGGGAGTTCGGGACCCAGGTGCTGTCGACCACGTACCTGCTGCCGGCGGGTGGGAGGCATGTCCTCCGCGGGGTGTACCGCTCGGGGGCGGGGAACGGCTCGGCCTGTGTTCCGGGCTCCCTCAACGATCATGACGACCTGCTCATCTCGGTGGGTCCGGAGGTGGCGGACCTCACCCCGCCGACCGTGTCGATCTCATCGGCGTCCCAGGGATATCCGCCGTCGAGCAACTACCTCATCGAGGTGGCGGCCAGCGACGACTTCGGCGTGCAGCGCGTGGAGGTGTACGACGGAGACACGCTGATCATCACCGACTACCACCCGTCCTACTCGGGAATCTGGAACAGCTGGACGGCTCCCAACGGCACCCACACGCTGACGGCTCGTGCGTATGACGCGGTGGGGCACGTCACGGTCTCGGCGCCTGTCCAGGTCGTCGTCGACAATGATCACGAGCCGCCGCAAGTGTCGCTCGACCAGCCGCTGGATGGAGCGATCGTGAACCAGTTCGTCTGGGTCACGGGCACTGCCAGCGACGACAGGGGCAGGGTGCGCGTCGACATCATCGTGGACAACACCCCGCTCTTCTCGCCCCAGTCCACCTCGCCGTTCAGCTACAGATGGAACAGCCGCACGGTGCCCAACGGAGTGCACACCTTCACCGTGAGGGCCACCGACGCGTCCAACAACGTCACGATCCGCACGGTGAGCGTGCTGGTGGACAACGATTACTTCCCTCCCCAGACCGCGATCACCACGCCCTCGGAAGGAGCGGCCTTGAACGGCACGGTCTCCCTCGAGGCGACCGCGAGCGACGACCGGGGCATCCAGCAGGTGGAGTTCTACGTGGACGGCGATCTCATCGAGGCCGACTCGACGGCGCCGTATGCCATCTCCTGGGATTCGGAGAGTGTGTTCAACGGCAGCCACACGCTGACCGTCATCGCCCAGGACGTGGGAGGCAACCGGACGACGAGCGCGCCCGTGACCGTGGAGACGAGCCACCCGGGCAACGCGCGGTTCGATCCGGTGTTGAAGGTGCCACGGTGCGACACGGTGCTGGCTCACTGTGACACCCGGACCCTCGTCAAGGGCAGGGCGCTGCTCGGCCCCGAGAGGAACAGCCCCAACACGCTGGATGGATGCGCCGACGGCCCCGCCGGGTCCTATCGCTACGACGAGTCCATCGAGCGGATCCGGATCATCCGAGAGGATGGCACGGCCCTGGCGGCCGGGAAGCGGGTCCGGATCGAGGTCGATGCGTGGGTCTTCAACGCCGCCTACAACACCCTCTACCTCTATGGCGCGACGAACGCGACCCAGCCCTCGTGGACGTTCATCACCAGCGTCAAGCCTCCGAGCGGGAGCGACCAGAAGCTCACGACGCTGTCGGCGGAGTACGTCCTGCCAGAGGGCGGCCTGCAGGCCGTGCGCGCGGTCTTCAAGCTCATTGGAGGGGAGGGAGCCTGCAACGAGGCGGCGAACAACCCGTACCCCGAGTACACCGACCGTGACGACGTGGTCTTCGCGGTCGGCCAGGAGACGGACTCCGTTCCACCGCAGGTGTCGATCACGGCTCCCAGCAGTGGGGCCACCGTGACGGGGACCGTCACGCTGACGGCTGCGGCGAGCGACAACTTCGGCGTGGTGTCCGTGGACTTCCATGAAGGAGCGACGCTGATCGGTACGGCGACCTCGGCTCCGTACAGCGTGAGCTGGGCCACCCGGAGCGGCCCGAACGGTCCCCGGACGCTGACAGCGCGAGTCCGCGACGCGGCCGGGCACGAGGTGCTCTCCGAGCCGGTGACGGTGACGGCGGACAACGATCTGATGGCGCCGGTGGTGACGCTCACGGCTCCCGCCGCAGGTGTGAGGGTGAGCGGGACGGTGACGCTCTCCGCGGAGGCCACGGACAATCTGGGGGTCACCCGCGTCGAGTTCTACAGCGGCACCCGGCTGCTCGGCTCCGATACCACCGCGCCCTTCAGCTACGCGTGGAGCACGACGAGCGAGCCGAAGGGCCAGCACCTCCTGAGCGCCAGGGCCTACGACGCCACCGGCAACGTGGGAACCTCGGCGCAGGTAGGGGTGACCGTCTCGGTGGACGCCACGCCTCCGTCCGTCTCGATCACCGCGCCGGGCAGCGGGGCCGTGCTGGGAGGGACTGCGACCATCTCGGCGAGCGCCAGCGATGCCTACGGGGTGAGCCAGGTCGAGCTGCTCGTGGATGGGACGCGGGTTGCCGCGGACACCTCCGCTCCCTACAGCTTCCAATGGGACACGAGGACGGCGACGAGCGGCGGCCACACGCTGACCGCGCGGGCCACGGACACCTACGGCAACATCGCCACCTCCGCGGGGGTGAACGTGACGGTCGACAACGCGGCCCCGACCGTGGCGCTCACCTCTCCGGCCAGCGGGGCGACGCTGAATGGCCAGGTCTCCCTCGAGGTGGACGTCACGGACGCGACGGGCGTGGCCCGGGTCGAGTTCCTCGTGGACGGAGTGGTGCTCGCCAGCGACACGACGGCGCCGTTCAGCGCGGTCTGGGACAGCGGCTCGTGGGCGAACGGGAGCCACACCCTGTCCGCGAAGGCCTATGACGGAGCCAACAACATGGGCACGAGCGCTTCGCTCACCGTGACCACGAGCCAGCCCGGGAGCGCCGTATACGACTCGGTGCTCTTCGCGCCGAAGTGCGCCACCGTGAACGCCGTCTGCGACACCGTGACGCTGGTGGCGGGCCGGCACACCTCGGAGCCCCACGGGACCAATACGATCCATTGGAGCTGCTCGGACGGTCCCGTCTCCGGCATGGAGGCGATCCACCGCATCAAGCTGTCGTCCGTCAGTGGAGGGCTCCTCGCCCAGGGGCAGCGCGTCCGGGTCGACGTCTACGCCTACATCCACGACACCGCCGCGGATGCGGTCGACCTGTTCTACACGGGGACTGCCACCCAGCCCTCATGGACGTACCTGACCACGTTCACGCCGAGCGCGAGCGGGGGCCAGGTCTTCTCGACGGAGTACGTGCTGCCCATGGGCTTCCTGCAGGCGGTTCGGGCTCAGATCCGCAGGGGCGCCGGCAACGGTACGGCCTGCAGCTCCGGCTCCTATGACGAGCGGGACGATCTCATCTTCGCGGTGGACTCGGACCCGGTGGTGGCGCTCACCGCGCCTTCCAGCAATACGAAGGCGAGGGGCGTGCTCTCGTTGACGGCGACGGCCTCGGATGACGTGGCGGTGTCGCACGTCGAGTTCTTCGCGGATGGACTGCTGATCGGCACCGACACCAGCGCGCCCTATGCCGTGAGCTGGGACAGCGCCTCGGTGGCGGACGGCATCCACACGCTCACCGCGAAGGCCTACGACGCGAGCGGCCGCGCTGGAACCTCGGCCGCGGTGGGGGTGACCATCGACAACACCCAGCCGGGCGTGGCGCTCAGCTCACCCGCGCAGGGAATGGCCATCCGAGGCAGTGCCACGCTCCAGGCCTCCGCCAGCGACGGCCTGGGCGTGACGAAGGTCGAGTTCTACGACGGCGTGACGTTGATCGGCACGTCCACCACGCCTCCATATTCGATGAACTGGAGCACGTGGGGCGTGACGGACGGAGCCCACATGCTCACGGTGAAGGCCTATGACATCGTCGGCAATGTCGGCACCTCCGCGGCGGTGGGGGTGACCATCGACAACACCCTGCCGACGACGGCCATCAGCGCTCCCTCGCAGAACGCCCGGGTGGGCGGGACGGTCCAGGTCAGCGCCACGGCCAGCGATACCGCTGGGGTGGTGAGGGTCGAGTTCTACGCGGACGGGGCGCTGGTCGGCACCGACACCAGCGCGCCCTACGCCGTGGGCTGGAACAGCGCCGGGGTGGCGGACGGTGCCCACTCGCTCACCGCGAAGGCCTACGACGGCGCCGGCAACGTGCGCACGTCCGCGGCGGTGGGGGTGACCGTCGACAACACCCTGCCCGATGCGGCACTCACTTCACCCTCGCAGGGAGCATTCCTCCGAAGCGGCGCCACGCTCGCGGCCACGGCCAGCGATTCCTCAGGGGTGACGAAGGTCGAGTTCTACGATGGGGCCACGCGGATCGGCACGTCCTCCTCCGCGCCCTACAGCTTGCTCTGGAATCAGGCGGGCGTAACGGACGGCGCCCACACGCTCACGGTGAAGGCCTACGACAGCGCGGGCAACGTCGTCACCTCCGCCGCGGTGGAGGTGACGGTGGACAACACCCTGCCGACGACGACCCTCGGCACTCCCGCGCAGAACGCTCGCGTGCGAGGGACTGTCCCGGTCAGCGCCACCGCCAGCGACAACCTCGGAGTGGAAAAGGTCGAGTTCTACGCGGGCTCGGCGCTGATCGGCACGGCCACCACGGCGCCGTATGCGGTGAGCTGGGACACGACGGCTCAGGCCGATGGCAGCGTGACGCTCACCTCTCGGGCCTATGATCTGGCAGGGAACTCCATCTGGTCCCTTGGCCGCACGGTGACGGTGGACAACACCGCGCCCACCGTGGCGATCACCTCTCCGGCGAACGGCTCATCGGCGTTCCTGAGCACCACCATCCAGGCGAGCGCCAGTGACAACGTCGGTGTCACCCAGGTGGTGTTCTACGACGGGGGCGCGGTCATCGGCACGGACACCACGGCGCCCTACAGCGTGAGCTGGGGCCTGCTGACCGTGCCGAAGGGATGGCACACGCTGACGGCCAAGGCCTATGACGCGGCGGGCAACGTCACGACGTCGGCGGCCATCTCCCTGAAGGTGAACTGA
- a CDS encoding two-component system sensor histidine kinase NtrB produces MAPPSSPDMPPSASPSPGPGERSPSRPEPRSWFLRLLDSMLSQPLREGSPAELVRHRIMVGAAFFLLVFDVPYLAWALWLNAAPFVGFFVGVGYLSTLLLARRSRQPTAPAMVLLLTLGCGLVTGLFHSKNPYGGTHAAAMLLPALAVYLLKPRQTLLITLLLSATLGVGYPLYVTHKAAAAGTSPPADLWFAHTFASLAFVGAWGLGLLHSAARDAAQSTLERALKELRESQSKLSALIENTDDVVLSVDTQGRVITANASARNAYQYTFGATLEVGRPLFSPGSMGELGGVWGPRLAQVFQGQRLRVEEELTVGDRRMVVDVSVSPIPGEDGRAVGLTLFSRDVTSRKEAEARLGEMHRTLVDVSRQAGMAEIATGVLHNVGNTLNSVNISTALLTDRVRQSRVSGLAKAMQLLREHDPDFGAFLSQDPQGRKLPRYLLALSDQLLEERESILKELNALSESVDHIKSIVSMQQKYARSAGAVEDVAVPQLIDEALRLHAVSFERLGIRIERDYSQVPMVSLDRHKLLQILVNLLSNARDALVASPREDRVLTIRVKRPAEDSPLRIEVADNGVGISPEHLERLFTQGFTTKKEGHGFGLHISALAAEEMKGRLSCSSPGPGQGATFTLELPQEPSA; encoded by the coding sequence ATGGCTCCCCCCTCCTCGCCCGACATGCCCCCGTCCGCCTCGCCGTCCCCTGGTCCCGGGGAGCGGTCCCCCTCGCGTCCCGAGCCTCGCTCCTGGTTCCTGCGGCTGCTGGACTCCATGCTCTCGCAGCCGCTGCGCGAGGGCTCGCCCGCGGAGCTCGTGCGCCACCGCATCATGGTGGGCGCCGCCTTCTTCCTGCTGGTGTTCGATGTGCCGTACCTGGCGTGGGCCCTGTGGCTGAACGCCGCTCCGTTCGTGGGGTTCTTCGTCGGCGTCGGCTACCTGAGCACGCTGCTCCTCGCGCGCCGCAGCCGCCAGCCCACCGCTCCCGCGATGGTGCTGCTGCTCACGCTGGGCTGCGGGCTCGTCACGGGCCTGTTCCACTCCAAGAACCCCTACGGGGGCACGCATGCGGCGGCCATGTTGCTGCCCGCCCTCGCCGTGTACCTGCTGAAGCCACGGCAGACCTTGCTCATCACCCTGCTACTGAGTGCGACCCTGGGCGTCGGCTACCCGCTCTATGTCACGCACAAGGCGGCCGCGGCGGGCACCAGCCCTCCGGCCGATCTCTGGTTCGCGCACACCTTCGCCAGCCTCGCGTTCGTGGGGGCCTGGGGGCTGGGCCTGCTGCACAGCGCGGCCAGGGACGCGGCGCAGTCCACCCTGGAGCGGGCGCTGAAGGAACTGCGCGAGAGCCAGAGCAAGCTCAGCGCCCTCATCGAGAACACCGATGACGTGGTGCTCTCCGTGGACACCCAGGGCCGCGTCATCACCGCCAACGCGTCCGCGAGGAATGCCTACCAGTACACCTTCGGCGCCACGCTCGAGGTGGGACGACCGCTCTTCTCGCCGGGCTCGATGGGGGAGCTGGGCGGGGTGTGGGGGCCCCGCCTGGCCCAGGTCTTCCAGGGCCAGCGCCTGCGCGTGGAGGAGGAGCTCACCGTGGGGGACAGGCGCATGGTGGTGGACGTCAGCGTCAGCCCCATCCCGGGCGAGGACGGGCGCGCCGTGGGCCTCACCCTGTTCAGCCGGGACGTCACCTCGCGCAAGGAGGCCGAGGCGCGCCTGGGCGAGATGCACCGCACGCTCGTGGACGTCTCCCGCCAGGCGGGCATGGCGGAGATCGCCACGGGCGTGCTCCACAACGTGGGCAACACGCTCAACAGCGTCAACATCTCCACCGCGCTGCTAACGGATCGCGTCCGCCAGTCCCGCGTCTCGGGACTGGCCAAGGCCATGCAGCTCTTGCGCGAGCACGACCCGGACTTCGGCGCCTTCCTCAGCCAGGATCCGCAGGGCCGGAAGCTGCCGCGCTACCTCCTGGCGCTGTCCGACCAGCTCCTGGAGGAGCGCGAGTCCATCCTGAAGGAGCTCAACGCGCTGAGCGAGAGCGTGGACCACATCAAGTCCATCGTCAGCATGCAGCAGAAGTACGCGCGGTCGGCCGGGGCGGTGGAGGATGTGGCCGTGCCCCAGCTCATCGACGAGGCGCTGCGCCTGCACGCCGTCTCCTTCGAGCGGCTGGGCATCCGCATCGAGCGCGACTACTCGCAGGTGCCGATGGTGTCCCTGGATCGTCACAAGCTGCTGCAGATCCTCGTCAACCTGCTGAGCAACGCGCGGGATGCCCTGGTGGCCAGCCCGCGCGAGGACCGCGTCCTCACCATCCGCGTGAAGCGGCCGGCGGAGGACAGCCCGCTGCGCATCGAGGTGGCCGACAACGGGGTGGGCATCTCCCCGGAGCATCTGGAGCGCCTGTTCACCCAGGGCTTCACCACCAAGAAGGAAGGCCACGGCTTCGGCCTGCACATCAGCGCGCTGGCCGCCGAGGAGATGAAGGGACGGCTGTCCTGCAGCAGCCCCGGTCCCGGCCAGGGCGCCACCTTCACGCTCGAGCTGCCGCAGGAGCCCTCGGCGTAA